A portion of the Thunnus albacares chromosome 5, fThuAlb1.1, whole genome shotgun sequence genome contains these proteins:
- the opn7d gene encoding opsin 7, group member d gives MGNASDTSAVFASTISKEHDILMGSLYSIFCVLSLMGNCILLLVAYHKRSTLKPAEFFIINLSISDLGMTLSLFPLAIPSAFLHRWLFGEIICQFYAMCGVLFGLCSLTNLTALSLVCCLKVCFPNHGNKFSSSHARLLVAGVWCYASVFAVGPLAQWGHYSPEPYGTACCIDWHAPNHELSALSYIVCLFVFCYALPCTIIFLSYTFILLTVRGSRQAVQQHVSPQTKATNAHTLIVKLSVAVCIGFLVAWTPYAVVAMWAAFGDATRVPPAAFALAAVFAKSSTIYNPMVYLLCKPNFRECLYRDTSMLRQRIYRGSPQSDPKERFGYTSQRNKDMSVSTRLSNGQQESYGPCLQCTDNAALCHVTTPQRTACILTGSTYKEVTVSQLSAKPQADLL, from the exons ATGGGAAATGCTTCGGACACATCTGCCGTGTTTGCCTCCACCATCTCCAAGGAGCATGACATCCTCATGGGTTCACTCTACAGCATATTTT GTGTACTGTCCCTCATGGGCAACTGTATTCTGCTACTTGTTGCATATCACAAGCGGTCGACCTTGAAGCCAGCAGAGTTCTTTATCATCAATCTCTCCATCAGTGACCTTGGGATGACGCTCTCTTTATTCCCACTGGCAATACCATCAGCTTTTTTACACAG GTGGCTGTTTGGAGAAATTATCTGTCAGTTCTATGCAATGTGTGGAGTACTGTTTGGTCTATGCAGCCTGACCAATCTCACAGCCCTTTCCTTAGTGTGCTGCCTTAAAGTCTGCTTCCCTAATCATG GTAACAAGTTCTCCTCGTCACATGCCCGCCTCCTGGTGGCTGGAGTGTGGTGTTACGCATCTGTGTTTGCTGTAGGGCCCTTGGCACAGTGGGGACATTACAGTCCTGAACCTTACGGCACAGCCTGCTGCATTGACTGGCATGCACCCAACCACGAGCTTTCAGCTTTGTCTTACATTGTctgcctttttgtcttttgctaTGCACTGCCCTGCACCAtcattttcctctcctacaCTTTTATTCTGCTGACAGTGAGAGGGTCACGTCAGGCCGTCCAGCAGCATGTGTCACCACAGACCAAGGCCACCAATGCACACACTCTCATTGTCAAG CTGTCAGTAGCAGTGTGTATAGGCTTCCTGGTTGCCTGGACTCCATATGCTGTCGTGGCCATGTGGGCAGCGTTCGGAGATGCCACGCGGGTTCCCCCTGCTGCATTCGCCCTGGCCGCCGTGTTTGCCAAGTCTTCCACAATCTACAACCCTATGGTTTACCTGCTGTGTAAGCCCAACTTTCGCGAGTGTCTCTACAGAGACACGTCTATGTTAAGACAGAGGATCTACAGGGGGAGTCCACAGTCAGATCCAAAAGAACGTTTTGGATACACCTCACAGCGCAACAAAGACATGAGCGTTTCCACTCGCCTCTCAAATGGACAGCAGGAGAGCTACGGGCCATGTCTGCAGTGCACTGACAATGCAGCGCTGTGTCATGTGACGACACCCCAAAGGACTGCCTGCATCCTGACTGGATCCACCTACAAAGAGGTGACAGTTAGCCAGCTCTCAGCCAAACCACAGGCCGATTTACTCTAG
- the emilin3a gene encoding EMILIN-3, with amino-acid sequence MNFMMAVSPFVLMTLFLSLGETKFYRPLQFNQYKAGLSQHHDQGKPTSRHKNHCAYVIEKTVSFTVQDGAAPYVKAEYNKCSWGQKCPTLLYRLMYKPMYKVAHKTVTELEWRCCPGYSGYDCMEGPPAYQHPMKMMPPFKGPPFNGPQFKGPQYKGPMSTSPMFKGPPINSVMKANPWSQPKGPPTGSFNSYPMRHFGPPRSSSYPDTSFETYPSEPEPMPDHQEAHHSEHEQEHEHEHGHSQEPEEHIPEETPPLSGGEQAEDETIGQALDSETEERIHRMEEDVQRLNQGLETLRGTVNGLEDSLRASLREDANRMLSALLSAAPGPIPAPAVASSPSTVGFVEIPGGDPETEGLDGRHVFPGLTELNGRVEELRTELLAKTAELQELKATVMGHDGALKKMSNRTGVASDSTSNLGETMEKLMNAKLSAARTEILGGFEKRVESAEGRCKEKAGDVLRQCQREQGERQEQMEDALVESSTDLRTELRNLQAQVHGLKTVESCCGRVSGLVERVQLLETSVAGLNQSQGHLRVELGGHKDHIEGMMEGRLGYVEAKLNLTGQLKSAESGSRSSLPDKAETGQGLEARMEDKLRALEGRLLTALEELGNATAPALLEGHAVPTLETEVESLRGRLEMDVDRVQKHLSSLEILCSSSCSSQNPTSIQGDSAADASANLAEEQNVKGVLEMQGDRLNSLNITMQDIMRRLTLRDQQEQAEGDAPIEGELTILKFNVHSVNRTLKGLQDSLRTVVHQVGKANSSWHEREARMAQQMKGVVQLVGHQASMLGAGERRLTRLKGELQEMKRRLAVEVRGCRSTAMGVQKEVTEVGGRVASVEDQCKGLNYLAEDLERIREELERQSNGLLLQVNGTLSSHAQQLSELRGELRNCTSKMEPTQQSLELESEPRRGDTFTLN; translated from the exons ATGAATTTTATGATGGCTGTGAGTCCTTTTGTATTAATGACACTATTTTTGTCACTGGGAGAAACCAAGTTCTACAGACCACTCCAGTTTAACCAGTATAAAGCTGGGCTGAGTCAACACCATGACCAAGGGAAACCCACCAGCAGACACAA AAACCACTGTGCCTATGTCATTGAAAAGACAGTGTCCTTCACCGTTCAGGATGGGGCAGCCCCCTATGTAAAAGCTGAGTACAATAAGTGTTCCTGGGGTCAGAAGTGTCCAACTCTCCT GTATCGCCTGATGTACAAACCAATGTACAAGGTGGCACATAAAACTGTCACAGAGCTGGAGTGGCGTTGTTGTCCAGGGTACTCTGGTTATGACTGTATGGAGGGGCCTCCTGCTTACCAACACCCCATGAAAATGATGCCGCCATTTAAGGGCCCACCATTCAATGGCCCACAGTTCAAGGGCCCACAGTATAAAGGTCCCATGTCCACCAGTCCAATGTTCAAGGGCCCACCCATTAACTCTGTTATGAAAGCAAACCCATGGAGTCAACCCAAAGGACCTCCCACCGGCAGTTTTAACTCTTATCCAATGCGTCACTTTGGGCCTCCAAGGTCCTCCTCCTATCCAGACACCTCCTTCGAGACTTATCCGTCTGAGCCAGAGCCAATGCCAGACCACCAGGAAGCACATCACTCAGAGCATGAACAAGAACATGAGCATGAGCATGGGCATAGCCAGGAACCTGAGGAACATATTCCAGAGGaaacccctcctctctctggtGGTGAACAGGCTGAAGATGAAACCATAG GCCAAGCTCTagacagtgagacagaggaGCGAATACATCGAATGGAGGAGGACGTGCAACGTCTGAACCAGGGTTTGGAGACCCTGAGGGGAACTGTAAATGGACTGGAAGATAGTCTACGAGCCTCACTGAGAGAGGACGCCAACAGGATGCTGTCAGCTTTGCTCTCTGCTGCACCTGGTCCTATTCCAGCTCCAGCTGTGGCCTCTAGTCCATCCACTGTAGGGTTTGTAGAGATTCCTGGGGGAGATCCTGAGACAGAGGGTCTAGATGGTAGACATGTGTTTCCAGGCCTTACAGAACTGAATGGAAGGGTGGAAGAGCTCAGGACAGAGCTGCTCGCCAAgacagcagagctgcaggaACTCAAAGCAACAGTGATGGGACATGATGGAGCATTGAAGAAGATGTCGAATAGAACAGGAGTGGCATCAGACTCCACTAGCAATCTTGGGGAAACTATGGAGAAGTTGATGAATGCCAAACTGAGTGCAGCCAGGACAGAAATTCTGGGTGGGTTTGAGAAACGTGTGGAGAGTGCAGAGGGCCGATGTAAGGAGAAAGCTGGGGATGTGCTTCGTCAGTGCCAGAGGGAGCAAGGGGAGAGACAGGAACAGATGGAAGATGCTCTGGTAGAAAGTAGCACAGACTTAAGAACAGAGCTGAGAAACCTCCAGGCACAGGTCCATGGTTTAAAGACTGTAGAAAGCTGCTGTGGTAGAGTGAGTGGACTGGTTGAAAGGGTGCAGTTGCTGGAAACATCAGTGGCAGGCCTCAACCAGTCCCAGGGGCACCTGAGAGTGGAGCTGGGTGGACACAAAGATCACATAGAGGGGATGATGGAGGGGCGTCTGGGCTATGTAGAGGCTAAGCTCAACCTGACTGGGCAGCTTAAAAGTGCTGAGTCTGGAAGTAGAAGTAGTCTCCCAGATAAAGCTGAGACAGGACAGGGCCTGGAGGCCAGAATGGAGGATAAGTTAAGAGCACTAGAAGGGCGTTTACTGACAGCTTTGGAGGAGCTGGGTAATGCCACTGCCCCTGCACTGCTTGAGGGTCATGCTGTTCCCACCCTGGAGACAGAGGTGGAGTCCCTCCGAGGGAGACTAGAGATGGATGTGGACAGAGTGCAAAAGCATCTGAGCAGCCTTGAGATTCTGTGTTCTTCTTCCTGTTCCTCTCAAAACCCGACATCCATCCAGGGAGactctgctgctgatgcaaGTGCTAACCTGGCAGAGGAGCAGAATGTGAAGGGGGTACTGGAAATGCAAGGTGACCGTTTGAATAGCCTCAACATCACAATGCAGGACATCATGAGGCGTCTGACCCTCAGGGACCAGCAGGAACAAGCAGAGGGTGATGCTCCCATAGAGGGAGAGCTCACAATCCTCAAGTTCAATGTCCACTCAGTCAACCGCACCCTGAAAGGCCTTCAGGACTCCCTGAGGACAGTGGTCCACCAGGTGGGTAAAGCAAACAGCTCCTGGCATGAGAGAGAGGCACGCATGGCCCAGCAGATGAAAGGTGTGGTCCAGCTGGTTGGACATCAGGCTTCCATGCTTGGGGCAGGGGAGCGCAGACTGACCCGACTTAAGGGTGAGCTGCAGGAGATGAAGAGGCGGCTAGCTGTGGAGGTCCGGGGCTGCCGGAGCACAGCTATGGGGGTGCAGAAAGAGGTAACTGAGGTTGGAGGCCGTGTTGCCAGTGTGGAGGACCAGTGTAAGGGCCTGAATTACTTGGCAGAAGACCTGGAGAGAATTAGAGAAGAGTTGGAGAGACAATCAAATGGGCTTCTCCTGCAAGTCAATGGGACTCTCTCCAGCCATgctcagcagctgtctgagcTGAGAGGCGAACTCAGAAACTGTACCTCCAAAATGGAGCCAACACAACAGAGTTTAGAGTTGGAATCCGAACCAAGACGAGGGGACACCTTCACTTTAAATTAG